The sequence ATTCGATATCGCGGCACTGAATGAAGTTCAGCCTGCCGACGACCTCCACCTGCGTGCCGCCCGCACGTTGTTCGGTAACGCGCAGGTTTTTCTCGCACCACATTCTGATGGTTCTAGCAGCGTCGTGGCGCTCAACGGCACTCCCCCGACCAGCCCCCTGCGTCCGGCATTGCTGCACGGTGTGGCCGCTCTCGACCCCGACGTTGATGTGTACCGTGCCATTGCAGCATTCGCGGCTTCGCGTGGTGTGGGTGCGCGCCAAACGGACGAGGGGATCGCGCTGTCTGACGGCACCGAGATTGTGATCCGTAACGGCAAGGTCACCAATGTTGGTGGTGGACTGTCTTTCGACGATGTGGTAGCAGATGCGTTTTTAACGTCTGTCGAGCATCAGTTCCTCTACGACGGCCGTTTCCCTCAGGCTGTTGTGAGCCCGAACCTGGCAGCAGGCCGCGCCCTTGTTCAGCCGCAGGGACAGCCCCCGTTCGAAGTGACCATGCAGGTCATTGCCACGTTCAATGAGGCCAGCGCAACGTGGGCGTGGGCTGATCCAAACCTCACTGGTTCACCTGCTGCGCAAGCAGCTGCGACGGTGCGTGGCTTCGCCGTCGATAACGGCATCCCACAATTCTTAAGCCCGCAGTTTTCACCCCCGCTTATCGACGATTACATCGTGGCTGTCAAACCCATTGTCGGCTTGTGGACTCATACTGTTGTGCCACTTGCACCGCAGACTCATGCGTCCGTACTGCTGGGCGGGCCACAACTTGCGCTGCCACAGCCTTCGCAGGCGGCTGTCGACGCGACGGTCGCCGCTCTCGATGGCCAGGACTTCTCCGCGCCTCGCCGTGAGCGTGCGCTCGGTGCGTATGCCCGTCATCGCGGACTCACGGTGGGCCCAGACGGCTCGATCACCGTTTAGCTCACTTTTTAGCTCACTTTTTAGCTCACTTTTTAGCTCAGCGCCTCGCGGTACCGCTCCGGATTGGCCTGGGGTGCGAACCTAGCATCGTTGGACTTATCGACGAGCACCGCACGCACACCTTCGACGAAGTCGGGTTCCCTGCGCGACACCACTCCCAAGGCACGCTCATTATCGAGGGCCTCGGCCAGCGACTTGTCAGCGTTGGCGTCGAAAAGCTCGGCAGCCGCCACCATCATCGACGGTGACGCTTGGGCGGTGAGATCAGCAACCAGAGCTTTCAGGTCGCCGGAGAGCCGCTGCTGAATCTCCGACCATGGGCCAACGAAGGCTTCGTCGATGTCTGCGTAAATTTTGGGCAGCTCAGCGTGGTGCGGGGTGATCGCAGCGTCGTCGATGGCCTGGGGGCCGCGCTCGATGATGGCTTCAAGCAGCCCGTCGAAAGATTCCACCTGGTGGGTTGCCAGGCCGGTGGCCATCATGTCGCCAGCTTTGAGCCGGTAACCGGTAATGGCCAAGAACTTACCTAGTGCGGTAGACGGGTGGCCTGGCAAATGTTGGAACATGTGTGACATTCCCACATCCGTGATGTAGCCGATATTCATTTCCGGCATGGACGCCCAACTGTCTTCGGTGATCACGCGGTGCGAGCCGTGCGCGGACACACCGAGGCCACCACCCATGGCCGCGCCGTTCATCAGCGCGATATATGGCTTGGGAAATTCGGCGATCTTCTGGTTCATCGTGTATTCGGCCGACATGAACTTATCGACGGCTTCGTGGTTGCCGTCAAGGATATTGTCACGAGCCCAACGCACATCCCCGCCGGAGCAGAAGTGCTTGCCTTCAGTGTGAATGATTACTTGCTCAATACCGTCATCGTCGCGCCACTGGTCCAAGGCCTCGGTGATGATGGCGATCATCTCGGGGCTCAAGCTGTTCAGCGCTTTGGGACGGTCTAGTGTGAGTACTCCGGTAGACTTTTCGATGGTAACAGTCACTGGTTGATTCATGTCGCCCAGTGTTCCACATCACAAGGAAGTTGGCTATGGGTTCTCCACGATTAGTTGCACTGGACATGGACGGAACGCTTCTCGACGGCAACGGCCGTATCCCCGATGAGTTCTGGGATTTACTTAGGCGCGCCAAACTCCAAGGCATGACGATTGCACCAGCCTCGGGCCGTCAGCTGGCCACTTTGCGTGACATGTTTGAAGAAACCAACCAGCGTCCTGACACTTTCATCGCCGAAAACGGCACTGTAGTGTGGCACAAGGGCGACGTTGTCGCCGAGAAGCGCATGCACAAAGACGTGGTCAACACCATCCTGGACACGCTCGATACAGTCAACTTTCCCGTCCACGTGGTGCTATGCAAAGCACACTCCTCCTACACCGACGAGACAATGCCTGAGGAAGTCACCGCAGAAGTGGACAAGTACTACCACGCAAACCAGCACGTGGGAAGCCTGCGGGATGTCGTCGATACGCACGTTGTCAAGATCGCACTCTACGTTGAAACCGATGCTGAACGCGATGCGCTGCCCGTCATCCGCGAAGTGGCAGCGGACCACACCTTGGCTGTGAGCTCGAAGCACTGGCTCGACATCATGGCACCGGGCGCCAACAAGGGCGTGGCACTGCTGGACCTAGCCAAAGCACTGGGCATTAGGCAGAAAGATACTGCCGCAATTGGCGACTACCTCAATGATTTTGAGCTGCTTCAAGCCGCTGGCACTGCCGTGGCTATGGGAAACGCGCACCCCGATCTGAAGGCAATTGCCCATGAGATCACCGATACCAATACCAACCACGGTGCCTTGAAAACACTGCGCCAGTGGCTGAGCTAAGGCCTCGTCGTTAAGCGTTCTTTTTCTTCTTTTTCTTGCCGTTCTTGGCCTTCTCTAGCTTCGCAGCATGGTCGGGAACATAGCGGAACTCGCCGCGGGGCGGGCGAACGTAGTCGCTGGAATCAGGTCGCTGCGGGATCTCCGGAAGCGGGCGCTCAATCTTCTCATACGGAATTGTGGACAATAGATGAGAAATCACGTTAATGCGTGAACGCTTCTTGTCTTCGCTCTCTACGGTGTACCACGGCGCCGAGGGAATATCGGTGTGGATGAACATCTCATCCTTCGCACGGGAGTACTCCTCCCAGCGGGTAATGGACTGCAGGTCCATCGGTGAGAGCTTCCAGCGGCGCAAAGGATCCTCCAGGCGGGACTGGAAACGGGCGTACTGCTCCTCATCAGAAACAGAGAACCAGTACTTCCGCAGCATAATGCCGTCTTCCACAAGCAGACGCTCAAAAATGGGGGCCTGGTGCAGAAAACGACGATACTCCTGGGACGTACAAAAGCCCATGACACGCTCAACGCCGGCGCGGTTGTACCAGGACCGATCAAAAATCACAATTTCACCCGCGGTCGGCAGTTTTTCCACATAGCGCTGGAAATACCACTGCCCCTGTTCACGCTCACTCGGTTTCGGAAGCGCCTCGACGCGACAGGTACGCGGGTTCAAGTACTGCGTGATGCGCTTGATCGCCGAACCTTTACCGGCTGCATCGCGGCCTTCCATAATGATGACCACGCGTGCGCCGGTTTCGACGACCCACTGCTGCATATCCACCAGCTCTGCCTGCAGCCTCTTCAGTTCCTGCTCATAGGCTTGTTTAGACAGTTTTGGTGGCTTTTTTGTGTTGTCAGATCCCATGCAAATAACGGTACCTGACCTGCAGCACGGTCGACTCAGCGGGGGTTACATCCGCACCGGGTTACTTGACCTGGAACTCCGCCATCTCATCCCACTCGGTTTTGCCCTCGATGAGGGTGTTGATGATTTGCGGGGTTTCGGTCAAAAGCGTTGGGAACAGCTCCTGGGCTGCCTTGAAGTGATCAGAGTTCACATGCGGTTCAGCGGCATCATCCTTGAAGCCTTCCACCAAAATGTACTCGTTAGGGTCATCGGTGTTACGGAACCAGTCGAAGAAAATGCAACCCTCTTCCGCGCGGGATGCCTCGGTGAAGTCGGCGACCTTCTCGCGGAAGTCCTCGACGTGCTCTGGAAGTGGACGGAAACGAACGTTGATAAGAATCATGACACCAATTGTAGCGAGGATGTATGATTCTGTCCGCCTCGGCACTATCCTTCCAGTTCGCGGACTTGATCCATCTGCGACTGCACGCGCTCGATATCGTCGCGGGAAAACTTGCTATCGGCCGCTATCGCTGCGAAGCCAGGCACCATGGCATCCCAAAAAGACCGCAGCGACAACGAGGCCCCATGGGTGCAAACTGGACATCTTAGCCCTCGAGTTTCTCGCCTAGCTCCAACCATTCCATTTCAAGCTCATCGTGTTCTGCACGGACGGCGGACAGCTCCTCGTTGACCTGTGCAAGCTTTGCAAAATCGGGATCATCCGAGGCGGAAATAGTGGCCAACTCCTGTTCGAATGTCGTGACCTTCTCGGCCAGTTTCGCCATCTTCCGCTCCGCGGCGTTCATGTGCTTGCGCAATTCACGTTCTTCCTGGGAGCTCAGCCCGCGTGGTGTCGAACCTTCAGCGGGTTCCTCTTTACTGTGTTCGCCAAGGTCAAGGACACCTCCGGTGCCCTCCATCGCTTCACGACGCGCCAAGTACTCAGCGATACCTCCCGGCAGGTTGGTCAGCTTCCCATCTCCAAACAGTGCGTAAGTATGGTCAGCGATGCGCTCAATGAGGTAACGGTCATGCGAAATCACAACAAGGGTGCCGGGCCAACCATCCAGCAGATCCTCGAGTTCCTGCAAGGTGTCAATGTCTAAGTCGTTGGTAGGCTCGTCGAGAAGCAGCAAGTTGGGTTCACTCATCAGCACCCGTGTCAGTTGCAGGCGGCGGCGCTCACCACCCGAGAGGTCGCCGACGGGGGTTCGCTGGCGCTTCGGGGAGAAACCAAGCCGCTCCGCAAGCTGCGAGGCCGAGACTTCCTTGTTTCCCAGCATCACGTAATTAGCCACGTCTTCTACCGCATCAAGGACGCGGCGTTCTGGGTCAAGGTCGTCAAGTTCCTGCTTCAACCAGCCAATGCGTACTGTTTGGCCTTCGATGCGCTTACCGGCAGCCAACGGATACTCCCCAGCAATTGCTTTAAGCAGCGTGGTCTTGCCGGAACCATTGACACCCACCAGGCCAATGCGCTCACCTGGAGCCAGCCGCCACGTCAAGTGATCCACGAGCACCCGGCCGTCGGGGGCGTCGATACGCGCGTCCTCCAACTCCACCACTACACGCCCCTGCCGCTGGCGTGAAAAGCTCATGAGCTCAACCTTGTCGCGCGGGGCGGGCACGTCTGCGATGAGCGCCTCGGCGGCTTGGATGCGGTAGCGCGGCTTCGAGGTACGCGCCGGGGCTCCGCGGCGCAACCACGCCAGTTCTTTGCGTGCCAGGTTTTGGCGGCGCTGCTCGATTGCATCGGCTTGGCGTGCTCGCTCAGCACGCGCGAAAGTCCAATCGTTGTAGCCTCCTTCGTACACATCCACCTGGCCGTCGTGGACTTCCCAGGTTAACGTAGCAACGGTGTCCAGGAACCAGCGATCGTGTGTGACAACGACCACCGCAACCTTGCGGCTCACCAAGTGCTCCGCCAGCCACTGCACGCCTTCCACATCGAGGTGGTTGGTAGGCTCATCCAACACCACAAGATCTAAATCTTGCACGAGCGCCGCCGCCAGGTTCACGCGCCGGCGCTCGCCACCAGACAGATTTCCCACGGTCGTATCCAATCCCAGGTCCACAACGCCGGTGCCGGCAAGCACCTCACGCACCTTCGCGTTGGAGGCCCATTCGAAGGTCTGCAACCCCAACGGCTCCACGACAACTTCGCCGATGGTCAGATCGTCATCAAGATCAAATCGTTGGGTCACCACCGCCATGCGCAGGTTTGAGTTGTGCGAAACACGCCCCTCATCAGGTTCCTCAAGACCAGTAAGGACTTCCAGCAGCGTTGTTTTTCCGCCCCCGTTGAGGCCGACCACACCAATGCGGTCGCCTGTTTGCACACCGAGGGAGACCCGATCCAGGAGGGTTTTTAGCCCCCACGTCTTCGACACATTCTCTAAATTGATCAAATTCGCCATGATAGATCCCTATTCTAGGCCCTTAAACTCCCGTCGACTTAGGCCCCGGCATCCCACGTAATCACGTGGGCTCCGCCAGACGGCGAGTGTGCAACAAATCCCTCGTAGGCGGGTGCGTCGTCGGCATAGGCAAGCGTATCGACGACTCGTTGTGCTTGCTCCTCGCTATCACACAACACAGCCAGCGTGGGCCCTGAGCCCGATACCAGCGCCGCGAGAACATCTAGTTCCTTAACGTGCTTCATCGTGCGGCGCAGGTTCGGGTGCATCGCCAAGGCTGCCGGCTGAAGATCATTGTGCAGGGCTTTTGCTACATCGCGGGGGTCACCGCTGATGAGGGCGTGACCGATGTCTTCGGTGCTCAGTCGTGGCACTAGGGTGACGTCGTTGTGTCGCATATCGTCGAGACGCTCGAAGACGGCGCCTGTTGATAAGCCCTCACGTTGTGACAGAAAAGCCCACCAATAGGTGCCCCGCACCATCATGGGGGCTAACGCGTCGCCACGACCAGTCCCCAGAGCCGTTCCACCCATCAGGCAAAATGGCACGTCAGCGCCCAAATGTGCGGCGATCTCGTAGAGGGTATCCTCTTCTAATCCGCGCACGCCGTGCACGTCGAGGTACTCGTTGGCAGCCACCAAGGCCGCCGCGGCGTCCGCGGAGCCGCCAGCCATTCCGCCTGCGACAAACACGGTTTTATCCACCGTGATGCGGACTTTCGGCAAGCTGGGCTGATGTTCGCCAAATATCGCTTGGTGCTTATCGACGACCGCCTGCACAGCCTTCCACGCCAGGTTGCTGGGGCCATCAATATTTTCACCAGGCTCGTTGACATTGAATACGGTGTGCATCGACTCGATGACTTGAGCCGGATCAGCCTGCTCGAAACTAGGCGAGACATGCACAGTAACTGTCTCAGGCCGGTTGACAGCCTGGAAGACGGTGGTCAGATCGTGGTAGCCGTCGTCACGCGCCTGCCCTACCCCAAGGTGCAGGTTGACCTTGCCGTAGGCACGTGCGGTGAAAGCCATGGGGATGGCGAGAATATTACCTGCGGACATGAAAGCGATCCTCCGACTCTGTGGCAGCCAAACGTACGTAGTCGGACACATGCAGCTTCTCGCCGCGGAGCTGTGGGTCAATGCCTGCCGCGCGCAACGCCTCTTCGGCGGCGGGGGCAGAACCATAGACACCCGCCAAACATGCGCGTAGGGTCTTGCGCCGCTGGGCAAAAGCAGCATCGACAAGGGGAAAAACCTTGTCGCGCAGCTCGCGCGGATACGGATTATTTACATCTATGCGCACCAGACCAGATTCGATATTGGGGGCCGGCCAGAACACGTTTTTGCCGATAACACCGACACGGCGGACATCTCCGTAGAAGGATGCTTTCACACTGGGCACACCGTAGATTTTCGACCCCGGGTCTGCCGCTAGCCGGTCTGCAACCTCCAGTTGCACCATGACAAGCACCCGGTGGATCGTCGGAAAGCATTGAAGGAGGTGGAGCAAGACTGGCACTGACACGTTGTAGGGCAAGTTCGCCACCAGCGCGGTTGGCGCCTCGGGCAGATCATCTGCGCCGACGCGAAGAGCGTCGAGATTGAAAACGTTGAGACGTTCAGCATAGTTGGGGGCGCGCTGCCCCACCGTTTGGGCAAGCCTGCCAGCTAACCGCGGGTCGATCTCGACGGCCAAGACGCGGCGCACGGTATCAACAAGCCCAAGTGTTAAAGAACCCAAACCGGGGCCAACCTCGATGACGATATCGTCAGGCTCAAGTTCTGCGTCCGCGACGATGCGGCGAACCGTGTTTGGGTCGTGGACGAAGTTTTGTCCAAGCTTCTTCGTCGGGGTGACATCCAGTTCTTCTGCCAAGGCCCGGATCTCTACCGGGCCAAGCAAGTGGGAGTCAGCTGTGGTCATAAACCACGAGTGTAGCCGGAAATTAGCGGATACCCAGCTTCGCAGTACATGCGGGCCATGCGCCCCAGCCTTGGGAGGCCTGGGTCTTCTGCGCAATAGCGATCTGCTGCTCGCGGGTTGCCTGATTAGCCGTCGGCGCGTACTGGGTACCACCATAGGCAGCCCAGGTGGACTGGGAGAACTGCAGGCCACCGTAGTAGCCGTTTCCGGTGTTAATGGACCAATTACCACCAGATTCGCACTGGGCCAGGGAATCCCACACGGAGCCATTAGCTACTGCTGGGGCCACGGTCTGTTGAGGAGCCTTGGTGCCACGCGCGATGGTGGTTGGCTTCGCTGCGCGGACCTCATCTTCCGACAGCTTCTCCTCGGACTCAATCACACCGTTTACGTACGTTACGCGGTTAACTACCCGCTTCTCGCCGTCCTGGCCCTCCTCGCGGACCTCTTCGGTACCGCGCTCAAGGTTCGCATCATCCACGTAGTTAACGGGTGCCTCAACGGCGATAGTTTCAACATTATCGCGCACGTCAACGCGATCGATGCGGATCTCCTGGTTTGGTGTCACAGGCGCATCAAGCGCTGGGGTGACGCGATCGAAGGAGTCAACAGTGACACCACGGGCTGCTAGAAGCTCGCCCACCGTCTTTTTCGCCATGGAGGTGTAGGTCACCGAACCACCGTCGTTGATAGCGACGATCTTCGGGGTGGTCACGTCCAGCGTCATGCCTTCTGTGACAGGCTCTTTTGGATCTGCGTTATACGCGGAGCCAGGATTGATTTCCTCCACCTCGGCCACCAACGCCTCGACGGTAGAAGCAGTAGACGTAACCGTCTGCTCCTCCCCGTCCACGATAACAGCAACCGGCTTGGCGGTCTTTACAGTGATGACATCTCCCCCGGATAGCTTTTCCGAAGGAGCTGGGTACACCACATCCTCAGCCCCAACGGTAATACCGGCAGCCTCGAGGGCACCTTCGACATCACCCGAGAAAGTAGACAGCGACTGCTGCTGACCATTGACATCAATAGTGACATCTTTTTGGGCCGCGCCCGCGGCTGCAATGCTGCCGACTGCCAGGCCACCCAAGACGGTGCCAGTAGCGACCTTCACCGGCAGGGAGGTGGACTTCTTAATCCGCTGAGCTGACATAAATTCTCTGCGTCCTCACAGTATTGAAAACAGTATTGAAAGTAGAAACTTGCCACGGGGAGCCTGAAACTCATCGTGTTTACTAGCGATTACGATACGGTAACAGCGTATCATTTACCAGAACGTTACAAACCATTAAGCCACATTAGTCACAAAGATAACACCCGTCCCCATTGAAACACTTCTCCTGCAATTAATCGAAATGTGATTTTCTTCACAGTTTAGCAGTCTGAAACGCCCGCTCAAATGTATCCCGCACCTCGCTGGCAAGCGCAGCCACATCCATCCCACGCGCCTGCGCAACACACAACGCCGTATGCCCCACTAGGGCCGGCTCGTTGCGCGCCCCGCGAAATGGCTCCGGAGTCATATAAGGGGCATCCGTTTCAATCAACAGCTGGCCAACCGGCGCTTCCGCAGCCGCCTGGCGCAGCTCGTCATTGCGCTTAAACGTCACATTGCCCGCAAACGACAAAATGTAGCCGCGCTCAATCGCCTCACGCGCAACAGCCAATGGGGAAGAAAAGCAGTGCAACATCACCTCACGTGGGCGTGGCGAATCAGCCAGGATCCGCATCATGTCCGCATCCCCCTCGCGATTATGAATCATCAACGCCTTACCCGAATCCACCGCCAACTGAATATGCCAGCGAAAAGCCTCCTCCTGCACCCCAAGAGGCGCAGTCCGGTCCGGGTCGTGCCGTAACCAATATGTATCAATACCAGTCTCCCCGATCGCCACACAGCGCGGGTCCTGCGCCATCTCGGAAAGCCGGGCACGGGCATCGTCGTCAAGCTCCTGCGCACGCGTGGGATGAATCGCGCACGCCGCATAAACCTGCTCATTGAAGTGGGCCGCCGCAAGCGCCAACTCGGCTTCTGCCAGCCCATCACCGACGGTGCAGATCCGCTCCACCCCAGCATCGACCGCACGCGCCACAATCGCATCCACCTCATCCTTCGTGCGCGCCTTGCAACTTGCCAGGTGCGTATGCGCATCAACCAGGCCAGACAGGCCTGCGGCAGGAACGGGCGTGGGACGTGGCTTCTTCCTCGACATGCGCCCCATTGTATCGGTCGACCTAGGATGGACCACATGAGCTTTTCGCCGATCGACGATGCCACCCGAACCCAGATCACCTACGATCTCGCCGCAGCCGCTCTGCGTGGCATCAACGGATCTGTCGATGACATCGTAGCCAGCTTCGAGCGCGAACTCGAGCAGTTCCTGGGCCTCGATCCTGATCTGCAGCAGGAATTCCCACGCGGACAAACCGCCCGCATCTACGGCACCGCCCTGGGAGATGCGTTATGCCGAGAACTGGGTTTCAGCTGGCAGGTGCTTGCCGACGATTATGGCACCGATCTTGTCGTCGCGTCCTCTCACAAAGACGGCAAGATGAATGACAGGGAGAAGCGCCACTACACCGCCCCCCTAGTTGTAGTATCGTCACGGTTCGACGACGAGGCTCCCGGCAAGCTCACAGCGTTTGTGAAGCAGTTCCGTGCTCGTTGAGTTGCTCGCACAGCTGATTCGGGTGATCGGGAGCTTGCAGACCACACAATGAGCACGTAAGCAGAGGCGGTTACTTCATCGCGAACCACTCATCCAGGTAGGCGAGGGTGTCGTCGTTAAGCACATCCTTGCACTTTTTGTCTCCTAACCTCGCGACGCCACCGCCAGTGGCAACACATCGGTGCAGAACTGCACCACCAAGTCAGCGCCCGCCACCGTGACCGACCAACCAGTATCAACGATGTCTGTGACCAACAAAACAGGCCCCTCCGACACAGAAACATCTGAATATATGAAGTGCTCATGCAGCGCGTTGACCCGGTAAGCCGAGTTGTGGGCGGCCACCGGCTCACCACGTGTACCAACCACACCCCCAAACGTCATGCGCCCCACCTGCGCCACCGCCTGGGCAAGAGCCACAATGAGGCCGTGGCGCGCCGGGTCCTCACTGCCTAAAGCGACAACGGTGTTCGGGCGGGTCTCCCAGCCCCAATCGGCGAGCACAGCGATAACGCGGCGCAACCACGGGTCCTCCTGCCAACTCACGGACGGATCCGGCCGCCACGTATTCTGTCCCAGCAGCTCAGCCAAAGCTGGGCCACGAGCAATGTCGTTCAGCCTGCCCAACGCCCGGCCTGGAAGCACCCCGCGGATCTTGCCTTTGCGGGCTGAACCCGTTGGCCACATCTTGCGCTGGGTCAAACGCACACCGGGGCTGCGCAGCCGCTCGTCGACACGCTGCGCCATCGCCGGGTCCACCTGGGCTGAGAAGTGGCGGCCGGTGCAGTTATCGCAACGACCACAGGCTTCGCCTGGGGTGATCGTGGGATCATCAAGCTGGTGGCGCAAAAACACCATGCGACATGTTTCCACGTTCTGGTATTCGATCATGGCGTCCTGCTCAGCCTGGCGGGCCTGCGCAAGGCCACCGTACCGGGCACGGTCATACTCCCACCCCGCCCCAGTGGACACCCACCCACCGCTGACCCGCTTGACGGCACCGTCGACATCAAGCACTTTTAACGCTTGGTCGATGCGCGAGCGTGACAGATCCACCATGTTTTCTAGCCTCGCAGTAGAAAGCGGGGTCTCGTCGTCAAGCGCACCGATGAGCTGGTGGACGGTCGCTTCATCCGGCATGGACGCAGACGCGAAGTACTCCCAAATATCTGTGTCCTCAGGGCCAGGCAGCAGGATCACCTCGGCGTGCTCAGTGCCACGGCCAGCACGACCCACTTGCTGGTAGTAGCTAATTGGACTGCTCGGCGCGCCCAGATGCACCACAAAACCCACATCCGGCTTATCAAAACCCATGCCCAAAGCGCTCGTGGCCACCAGCGCTTTCAATTCGTTATTGATCAAGGCGCGTTCCAACTCTTCGCGCTCAGCAGCCTCAGTGCGCCCCGTATAAGCGGCGACATTCCAGCCGACGGCCTCCAGTGCCTCGGCCACATCCTCCGCTGCAGACACCGTCAGACAATAGATGATTCCCGACCCCGGCAGAAAGTCCAGCTGAGAAGCAATCCAGGCGGCGCGCTGCGTAGAATCAGGGAGCTTAACGACGCTCAAAGCAAGCGACTCGCGATCAAGACCACCACGCAACACCCCAGTGCCTTCACCCAGCTGAGCAGTAACATCACCCACCACACGATCGTTGGCCGTCGCCGTTGTTGCCAACACTGGGGTGTGGGAGGGTAAATCGTCGAGAAGTGTGCGAATGCGACGGTAATCCGGGCGGAAGTCATGCCCCCAATCCGAAATACAGTGCGCCTCATCCACCACCACCATGCCCACCGTGGCTGCCAACTGGGGCAACACCTGGTCGCGGAAATCCGGATTATTGAGGCGTTCCGGGCTGATCAACAGCACATCGACCTCCCCCGAGGAGACTTGCCCCTGGATCTGGTCCCACTGCGTCATGTTCGCCGAGTTAATTGTGGCGGCCTTAATCCCGGCGCGGCCCGCTGCCGCTACCTGGTTGCGCATCAGGGCCAGCAACGGCGAAATAATCACCGACGCACCAGCACCCCGCGCACGCAGCAGCTTCGCCGCGATGAAATACACCGCCGACTTCCCCCAACCCGTACGCTGGACAACAAGCATCCTGCGGTGCTGATTCACCAACGCGTCAATTGCCACCCACTGGTCGCCTCGCAGCGTGGCGTGCCCACCGGCAATCAGTTTCAGGAGTTGATCAGCCTCAGCGCGCGTAGCCAGTTGTTGAGTCCCCGTAGTAGTCTCCGACCTTGTCATAGCCCCGACGCTAGCAAGAGGTTTAGACATGAGCCGGCTAGCTCAGCCTAGACGACTCGTGTACAACAAACGGCGCTCGCGAAAAATCACCGGACACGAGCAAAGAAAAGGGCCCAACTGAGTTTCCCTTGAGGAGTTCGCGCAGATTCTTGACGGAACTCAGAAAATCTACCGCGACTGCTGATCCCGCCGAATGAATTCCAGCGATCGAGATGAAACTGTGTCGCGAGCCAGCTTTTCGTCGCGCGCGAGCAATATAGGCAATATCTACATCGCTTCCGTCAACATCCATCGGCGACTCGTACTCCATGTCCGCTAGTGCGTCGTGAATGACCCACTGTGACTCTCTTTTCACGAATTGGAACCGTGGATCTGTCGCGAGTGCGTGAGCGACATCATCGCTGGACTTTGGGCCGCAAATCACAATCAAACCCGGAGTAGTCAAATCTATGGAGCCATCGGGATTGACGAAGTCAAGTGTGACGGTTAGCCCTAGGTGCTCGAGGAAACTTCGAAGTCGACTCGCTGCGTTAAGGTCAGCCTCATCGACAGCCCTCCGATTCGCTAAAGAACGCATTGGGATAGCGATAGTCAGATTCTCATGGCCGAAAAATTTCACCACTGTTCTCTTTCGGCTTCGCTTCCTAAAGAAAAACCAAGTCCATGAACCCACACCCGCTACCGTTCCGGCGCGACTGAACCAGTCAATGCCGTCACCAAGAAGTGTAAAGTCCACGCGTTTACCCCCCAACTATGACAACAGTTGCGTCGTCTACCTTTTCGTTCGTATCGAAGGAATGCCGTGCGACCCGTATTAAGTCCTCGGGTGACCGGTTTTTGCCCCACGCCAGTTGCAAGGGGTTCACCACGTCCAAAAAACCATCAGTCGCGAGAAGTACAGCTTGTTCTGGTCCCAGTTGGTGCGTTCCGACGAATGCCTGATCAACAGCACGCGGGTCGTCGGAAACAACCCAAAACCCGCCAGGACGGTTTCTCGCGGCTCGCTCCACCGAGGCAAGCTGATTTTGCGCTCGGCGCAGCTCCCGGATGGTAGCACCGCCACGACGAAGGTGACGTACGCTT comes from Corynebacterium cystitidis and encodes:
- the rsmA gene encoding 16S rRNA (adenine(1518)-N(6)/adenine(1519)-N(6))-dimethyltransferase RsmA gives rise to the protein MTTADSHLLGPVEIRALAEELDVTPTKKLGQNFVHDPNTVRRIVADAELEPDDIVIEVGPGLGSLTLGLVDTVRRVLAVEIDPRLAGRLAQTVGQRAPNYAERLNVFNLDALRVGADDLPEAPTALVANLPYNVSVPVLLHLLQCFPTIHRVLVMVQLEVADRLAADPGSKIYGVPSVKASFYGDVRRVGVIGKNVFWPAPNIESGLVRIDVNNPYPRELRDKVFPLVDAAFAQRRKTLRACLAGVYGSAPAAEEALRAAGIDPQLRGEKLHVSDYVRLAATESEDRFHVRR
- a CDS encoding resuscitation-promoting factor; the encoded protein is MSAQRIKKSTSLPVKVATGTVLGGLAVGSIAAAGAAQKDVTIDVNGQQQSLSTFSGDVEGALEAAGITVGAEDVVYPAPSEKLSGGDVITVKTAKPVAVIVDGEEQTVTSTASTVEALVAEVEEINPGSAYNADPKEPVTEGMTLDVTTPKIVAINDGGSVTYTSMAKKTVGELLAARGVTVDSFDRVTPALDAPVTPNQEIRIDRVDVRDNVETIAVEAPVNYVDDANLERGTEEVREEGQDGEKRVVNRVTYVNGVIESEEKLSEDEVRAAKPTTIARGTKAPQQTVAPAVANGSVWDSLAQCESGGNWSINTGNGYYGGLQFSQSTWAAYGGTQYAPTANQATREQQIAIAQKTQASQGWGAWPACTAKLGIR
- a CDS encoding ABC-F family ATP-binding cassette domain-containing protein, coding for MANLINLENVSKTWGLKTLLDRVSLGVQTGDRIGVVGLNGGGKTTLLEVLTGLEEPDEGRVSHNSNLRMAVVTQRFDLDDDLTIGEVVVEPLGLQTFEWASNAKVREVLAGTGVVDLGLDTTVGNLSGGERRRVNLAAALVQDLDLVVLDEPTNHLDVEGVQWLAEHLVSRKVAVVVVTHDRWFLDTVATLTWEVHDGQVDVYEGGYNDWTFARAERARQADAIEQRRQNLARKELAWLRRGAPARTSKPRYRIQAAEALIADVPAPRDKVELMSFSRQRQGRVVVELEDARIDAPDGRVLVDHLTWRLAPGERIGLVGVNGSGKTTLLKAIAGEYPLAAGKRIEGQTVRIGWLKQELDDLDPERRVLDAVEDVANYVMLGNKEVSASQLAERLGFSPKRQRTPVGDLSGGERRRLQLTRVLMSEPNLLLLDEPTNDLDIDTLQELEDLLDGWPGTLVVISHDRYLIERIADHTYALFGDGKLTNLPGGIAEYLARREAMEGTGGVLDLGEHSKEEPAEGSTPRGLSSQEERELRKHMNAAERKMAKLAEKVTTFEQELATISASDDPDFAKLAQVNEELSAVRAEHDELEMEWLELGEKLEG
- a CDS encoding 4-(cytidine 5'-diphospho)-2-C-methyl-D-erythritol kinase produces the protein MSAGNILAIPMAFTARAYGKVNLHLGVGQARDDGYHDLTTVFQAVNRPETVTVHVSPSFEQADPAQVIESMHTVFNVNEPGENIDGPSNLAWKAVQAVVDKHQAIFGEHQPSLPKVRITVDKTVFVAGGMAGGSADAAAALVAANEYLDVHGVRGLEEDTLYEIAAHLGADVPFCLMGGTALGTGRGDALAPMMVRGTYWWAFLSQREGLSTGAVFERLDDMRHNDVTLVPRLSTEDIGHALISGDPRDVAKALHNDLQPAALAMHPNLRRTMKHVKELDVLAALVSGSGPTLAVLCDSEEQAQRVVDTLAYADDAPAYEGFVAHSPSGGAHVITWDAGA